Proteins encoded together in one Xiphophorus maculatus strain JP 163 A chromosome 13, X_maculatus-5.0-male, whole genome shotgun sequence window:
- the nkain1 gene encoding sodium/potassium-transporting ATPase subunit beta-1-interacting protein 1: MGKCDGRCTLLVICSLQLVAALQRQVFDFLGYQWAPILANFLHIMAVILGMFGTVQFRFRYLIFYAVWLVLWVGWNSFIICFYLEVGNLSQDRDFLMTFNTSLHRSWWMEHGPGCLVTPVLDSRMAPDDHHVITVSGCLLDYQYIEVLSSAIQILLALFGFVYACYVSKVFQDDEDSFDFIGGFDSYGYQPPQKSSHLQLQPLYTAG; the protein is encoded by the exons ATGGGGAAGTGTGACGGCAGATGCACGCTGTTGGTGATCTGTTCACTGCAGCTG GTGGCGGCCCTCCAGAGGCAGGTGTTTGACTTTCTGGGCTACCAGTGGGCTCCCATCCTGGCCAACTTCCTGCACATTATGGCCGTCATCCTGGGCATGTTTGGCACTGTGCAGTTTCGCTTCAGATACCTCATTTTT TATGCAGTATGGCTGGTCCTGTGGGTTGGATGGAACTCCTTCATTATTTGTTTCTACCTGGAAGTGGGAAACCTGTCACAG GACAGGGACTTTCTCATGACTTTCAACACGTCCCTCCATCGTTCGTGGTGGATGGAACACGGCCCCGGCTGCCTCGTGACGCCAGTGCTGGACTCTAGGATGGCCCCCGACGACCATCACGTCATCACGGTGTCAGGATGTCTCCTCGACTACCAGTACATCGAGGTGTTGAGCTCGGCCATCCAGATCCTTTTGGCT CTCTTCGGCTTCGTGTACGCCTGCTACGTGAGCAAAGTCTTCCAGGATGACGAGGACAGCT TTGATTTTATTGGTGGATTCGACTCGTACGGCTACCAGCCTCCCCAGAAGTCCTCtcatctgcagctgcagcctctTTACAC GGCTGGTTAA
- the snrnp40 gene encoding U5 small nuclear ribonucleoprotein 40 kDa protein yields MIEPLKRAGDMAVVPSAMKRPRMELVAAAQSQQLVSAGPPRTSSLQAPIMLMSGHEGEVYCCKFHPNGATLTSSGFDRLILMWNVYGDCENFATLKGHSGAVMELHYNTDGSLLFSASTDKTVGVWDSETGERIKRLKGHTSFVNTCYPARRGPQLVCTGSDDGTVKLWDIRKKGAIHTFQNTYQVLAVTFNDTSDQILSGGIDNDIKVWDLRQNKLIYNMHGHGDSVTGLSLSSEGSYLLSNSMDNTVRIWDVRPFAPKERCVKIFQGNVHNFEKNLLRCSWSTDGSKIAAGSADRFVYIWDTTSRRILYKLPGHAGSVNEVVFHPEEPVVLSGSSDKRLYMGEIQ; encoded by the exons ATGATTGAGCCTTTGAAGAGAGCCGGCGACATGGCGGTGGTTCCCTCCGCCATGAAGCGGCCCCGGATGGAGCTGGTGGCGGCGGCTCAGTCGCAGCAGCTCGTGTCCGCG GGCCCTCCACGGACCTCCAGCCTGCAGGCCCCGATCATGTTGATGTCGGGCCACGAGGGCGAGGTCTACTGCTGCAAGTTTCACCCCAACGGCGCCACGCTGACCTCCTCAGGATTTGACAGGCTCATAT TGATGTGGAACGTCTATGGAGACTGTGAAAACTTCGCCACCCTGAAGGGCCACAGTGGAGCAGTGATGGAGCTGCATTACAACACAGATGGCAG cTTGTTGTTCTCGGCGAGCACAGACAAGACTGTGGGCGTGTGGGACAGCGAGACCGGTGAGAGGATCAAGCGTCTGAAGGGCCACACCTCTTTTGTTAACACCTGCTATCCAGCTCGTCGGGGGCCCCAGCTGGTGTGCACTGGCAGTGATGATGGGACAGTGAAG CTTTGGGACATCCGCAAAAAAGGGGCcatccacacttttcagaacaCATACCAGGTGCTGGCCGTGACGTTTAATGACACCAGTGATCAGATTCTATCCGGAGGCATCGACAATGACATCAAG GTGTGGGACCTGCGGCAGAACAAGCTGATCTACAACATGCACGGCCACGGTGACTCTGTGACCGGACTCAGCCTGAGCTCCGAGGGATCGTACCTGCTGTCGAACTCCATGGACAACACAG TGCGGATCTGGGACGTGCGACCGTTCGCACCCAAGGAGAGATGCGTGAAGATTTTCCAGGGTAACGTCCACAACTTCGAGAAG aACTTGCTGAGGTGCTCCTGGTCCACTGACGGCAGTAAGATCGCAGCAGGTTCAGCTGACAG ATTTGTGTACATCTGGGACACCACGTCCAGACGGATCCTGTACAAGCTGCCGGGTCACGCCGGCTCTGTCAATGAGGTGGTCTTCCACCCAGAGGAGCCTGTCG tgCTGTCTGGCTCCAGTGATAAACGTCTGTACATGGGAGAAATTCAGTAG
- the zcchc17 gene encoding nucleolar protein of 40 kDa, translated as MSDRGGHGREPAGLDGLPPLHSVAKGEVVSVQSYGAFVRLPGYKKEGLVHVSEMSASRVENASEIVDVGEHVWIKVIGREIQGDKVKLSFSMKAVNQGTGQDLDPNNVMADQDARRRKQFRDHTSNRITLEAVLNTTCSKCGCKGHFTKDCFSAPGLQYALVPEEDDEEAQQQQTATNRPPQDSDKKKKKKEKKMKKKKKRERKESDSDSSSECKTKRRRHSNSLDRQEKKKKKHKKQKSHKHS; from the exons ATGTCTGATCGAGGTGGACATGGTCGTGAGCCGGCCGGATTGGATGGTCTGCCGCCGCTGCACAGTGTTGCCAAAGGAGAGGTGGTCTCTGTGCAAAGCTACGGAGCCTTTGTCCGACTGCCAGGTTACAAAAAGGAAG GTTTGGTTCATGTCAGTGAGATGTCTGCCTCCAGAGTTGAAAATGCCTCTGAGATTGTGGATGTTGGCGAACATGTGTGGATCAAAGTCATTGGGCGCGAG ATTCAAGGTGACAAGGTGAAGCTGTCCTTCTCCATGAAGGCTGTAAATCAGGGAACAGGACAAGACTTGGACCCCAACAATGTTATGGCAGA TCAGGATGCGAGGCGCAGGAAGCAATTCAGAGATCACACGAGTAACAGGATCACTCTGGAGGCTGTACTCAACACGACGTGTTCAAAGTGTGGCTGCAAAG GTCACTTTACAAAGGACTGTTTCTCAGCTCCGGGCTTGCAGTATGCTCTTGTGCCTGAAGAGGACGATGAAGaggcacagcagcagcagacagccACAAACAGGCCACCGCAGGActcagacaaaaagaagaaaaagaag gaaaagaaaatgaagaagaagaagaagagggagagaaaggagTCAGACAGCGACAGCAGCAGTGAGTGTAAAACGAAGAGGAGGCGTCATAGCAACAGTCTCGACAggcaggagaagaaaaagaagaagcacaagaaacagaaatcacACAAGCACAGCTGA
- the LOC102216737 gene encoding fatty acid-binding protein, heart, whose protein sequence is MVEAFVGTWNLKESDKFDDYMKELGVGFATRKIGNMTKPTTIISVEGDTVTVKTQSSIKNTELSFKIGKDFDETTADDRKVKSLVTIEDGKLVHVQKWDGKETSLVREVDGNKLTLTLKIGDVVCTRRYEKAE, encoded by the exons ATGGTCGAGGCTTTCGTGGGCACGTGGAACCTGAAGGAGAGCGATAAATTTGACGATTACATGAAAGAGCTGG gtGTGGGCTTTGCAACACGCAAGATAGGCAACATGACTAAACCCACCACAATTATCTCTGTGGAAGGCGACACGGTGACCGTGAAGACCCAGAGCAGTATTAAGAACACGGAGCTTTCCTTTAAGATTGGAAAGGACTTTGACGAGACCACCGCAGATGACAGGAAGGTCAAG TCCCTAGTGACAATAGAGGACGGCAAGTTGGTACACGTACAGAAGTGGGACGGTAAAGAGACCAGTTTGGTCAGGGAAGTTGACGGAAACAAGCTCACATTG ACACTTAAAATTGGAGATGTGGTTTGCACACGTCGCTACGAGAAAGCAGAGTAA